The following coding sequences lie in one Apium graveolens cultivar Ventura chromosome 3, ASM990537v1, whole genome shotgun sequence genomic window:
- the LOC141712853 gene encoding uncharacterized protein LOC141712853: MPRWRNMLLFKNSLMESTIIPSPSLYFAASIHSTPFSCEKWKKKWDPDSNSQQPSKTYIRYETRQKRADAKRALNNLIFHSGSRKTTFEDVHRKVESTNIRGLEKRNQSNSSNKKGKSKSYARASKAHNHKKKNQYRKNSPFEDCDGYSETFFQANFGCRCYTWSYRSAKEPSFQSSSSGFEWREHSQWTNSNREWDAAHETYSDKESCFPGSSSDRTILGLPITGPLKIEDVKTAFRLSALKWHPDKHQGPTQAIAEEKFKNCADAYKSLCNALA; this comes from the exons ATGCCCAGATGGAGAAATATGCTgcttttcaagaattctttgaTGGAATCAACAATCATACCATCTCCATCTCTCTACTTTGCTGCTTCTATTCATTCCACACCCTTTTCTTGTGAGAAATGGAAGAAAAAATGGGACCCT GATTCAAATAGTCAACAACCTTCAAAG ACGTACATTAGATATGAAACACGTCAAAAGCGTGCTGATGCAAAGAGAGCCCTGAATAATCTAATCTTTCATTCTGGTTCCCGCAAAACAACTTTTGAG GATGTGCATCGTAAAGTGGAAAGTACAAACATTCGGGGTCTAGAGAAAAGAAATCAGTCTAACAGTTCAAACAAGAAAGGAAAATCAAAGTCGTATGCTCGTGCATCTAAAGCTCATAACCACAAGAAGAAGA ATCAATATAGAAAAAATAGCCCATTTGAAGATTGTGATGGATATTCTGAGACATTCTTTCAAGCAAATTTTGGGTGTAGATGCTATACTTGGTCATACAGGTCAGCAAAAGAACCTTCTTTCCAAAGTTCATCATCTGGATTTGAGTGGAGAGAACATTCACAATGGACGAACAGCAATAGAGAATGGGATGCTGCGCATGAAACCTATTCTGATAAAGAATCATGTTTTCCAGGTTCATCTTCTGATAGAACAATACTTGGTCTGCCTATAACCGGTCCTCTGAAAATTGAAGACGTCAAAACTGC TTTCCGCTTGTCTGCTTTGAAATGGCATCCTGATAAGCATCAAGGTCCAACACAG GCAATAGCAGAAGAGAAATTTAAAAACTGTGCTGATGCATATAAATCACTGTGCAACGCGCTGGCCTAA